The Deltaproteobacteria bacterium IMCC39524 region TCTTTATGCCATTGCACCATGGCTGCACAAACAGAAAGTTATTCTCGTAAGAATCTCAAATGTATCAGGCACTTACTTCGCAACACGGAACCGGATCGAGTCGGTCTGGCTGAGGTTGATTCGTTAATACCTACCCTAAGGAGAAACAAATGCTTAAGCGGATTAATTATATAAGCAGTTTTGTACAGGATATGTCTGACGACGAAATTGAGGAACTGGCAAGGCAGGCAGCAAAGAAAAATGCGGAAAATGACATAACCGGGGTCTTGATGGCAAAAGGAGGGGTGTTTTTTCAGATCATAGAAGGCCCGGAAGAGAATATTGACAGGCTTTTTACAACTATTCTGAAGGACCCCCGTCATGAAAAGATAATCACTCTTGGAATCCAAATCGGAGACTTACAAAGGTTATTTCTGGGCTGGAACATGAAGGCAATTAATCTGGATACGACCTTATCAGAGAGACTTCAGCCGGTGAGAGCGATTATAGATGCAGTTCACGCACAGTCGGCAATTATTGAGACCCTGACCGAGGCTCTGGCAGCATCAGCCTGGGCGGAACTTCTGGATCTCACGACTAAGGAGTAGAGTGCAGGGTGTCGCTGGGTTGAACCCAGGCCTCCCGACCAGTGCTCACAAGGAGCGGCCTTCCCGACACCGCTCCTTGTCTTGTAGATCCTCTTGTCTTGAATCAACGGGTTAAATTGCCACGAAGTGATTTTTTTGCGAACCCTGACATATAGAAAAACGCCCCAGAGTTTCCTGGGGCGTTTTATGTTTACTTTCTTTCTGCAAGAGTTCCCGTCGAGGGAACCTTTGATGGATCACGAGACCTCAGCAATCCAAATATTTCTGTTTTTCAGTTTGATGTGGTTTTCCCTAAGCGGTCAGGCGGATCAGAGACTGGCATAAAATCTTCCTCCTTTTCCTTTGAGACCTCTTTTCCTATTGAGGTACATCCACTATAGCACAAAAGCACATCTGAGGTTCAACAGGAAAGGCCACCAAGGATCAAACCCTGGTGGCCATTGTTTTGTGTATTAAAGAGCTTGAGCCAGGCTGGGAAAAGTGGCCACCAATCTGAGAGGCTCAAGGAGTTGCCCATTGGGAGGGATTTTAAAACGCCACTCAAGGGGCTAAGATAAATTTGGGCCGTGACTAAAAAGTGACTACAATTTAGATTGGAAACCTTTTTGAAATCTCACATTATTTGGCTCAGCCCGGCAAACTGCCTAAAAAAACAACCTTTTTTCACAAACAACAAAAACAATTTTGGTTTGAGTGAACGCCAGTGCTACGCGGTTCTCATTTTTTGCCTCATACCTAGGTCCAGAAGAACCAGGGCCGCCATCGATTCGACAATCGGCACGGCACGTGGCACAACGCAGGGGTCATGTCGACCCTTGGCTTCCAATGTTACCGGATTGCCATCAAAATCAACTGTTTGCTGGGACACTCCGATCGTTGCGACCGGTTTGAAAGCCACCCGAAAAAGCACTGGCTCACCGCTGGAGATTCCGCCCAACATACCACCGGCGTTATTGGTTACGGTGCCTAAGCGATTTCCCTTCTTTACAAAAGGATCGTTGTGCTGCGAGCCGCGCAGGCAAGTGCCGGCAAAACCGGAACCGACCTCAAAACCTTTGGTGGCAGGAAGCGACAGCATGGCGTGAGCGAGCATAGCATCCAGTTTGTCAAAGACCGGCTCTCCCCAGCCAGCGGGAACGTTGCGACAGACACAGCTGACCACGCCGCCGATCGAATCCTTGGCATCACGAATCTCCCGCACCTTGTTTTCCATTCGTTCGGCGGCAGGGGTATCGGGACAACGGATTAGGTTGCGATCGACCTGCTCGCGGTTAATCGTTAAAGGATCGACCTCACCGGCTTGCTCCTCTCCCACGGCGCTAACCCAGGCGACGATCTCTATGCCATATTCTTCACGTAAGATCTTTTCGGCAATCGCTCCGGAGGCGACACGGCCAATCGTCTCGCGGGCACTTGAACGGCCACCCCCGCTACTGGCGCGGGTGCCATACTTGGCCTGGTAGGTAAAGTCTGCATGGGAAGGGCGAGGCACAGCATCCATTTCACCATAATCGCCAGGACGCTGATCCTTATTACGCACCAGCAAACCGATCGAGGTTCCGAGTGTTTGGCCATTTTCCACCCCGGAAAGAATGGTCACCTGGTCAGCTTCTTCCCTGGGTGTGGTGAGATCACTCTGCCCGGGACGCCGACGATCAAGTTGCGGCTGAATATCAGCTTCACACAGCTCAAGACTAGCAGGGCAGCCATCAACGATCGCGCCGACGCCGACGCCGTGAGACTCACCAAAAGTACTAACACGAAACAAAGTACCGAAAGAACTGGACATCATTGATCTCCCAAAAGAATTTTCGTAATATTTTTACTGTGGAAACTATTATAAACAATTCGACGCTTCAGGGAAGCCTGTAAGCTTTTATTGTGTAATTTAACAAAGCATGTTTACAATAATACTCGTATTTCATATCTAACTAATATTTAAAGAGGACAGCCCTTTGCAAAAAATATCCATAGAACTGGTACCGCGTGATCACGAAACGTTAAAGCAGGAAATGCAGTTGGTGCAGAATAATTTCCCGAACATCGATATCATCAACATTCCTGATCTGCTGAAATTCCCCTTAAGAAGCTGGGATGCCTGCATCCAGGCCAAAGAGTTTTTTGCGCACACCATCCCTCACCTGCGTGCCATCGATTTCGACTTAAGCAAACCGTTTCCCCTGGTGGAGAAATTCAGGGCAAATGGCATCGACAGTGTTCTCGTAATTGCCGGAGACCAACCGCAGGACATGTCGCGCCGGGTCTTTCGAACCACGTCCGTCGAATTGATCCGTGCGCTCAAAGCACAGATGCCCGAGCTGAAAGTCTATGCTGGCATCGACCCCTACCGGTCAGGAATCAAGACCGAACTTGATTATGTAAAACGCAAGCTCGACGCCGGAGCCGAGGGCTTTTTCACTCAACCCTTCTTCGACTTGCGCTTGATGGAAATCTACCACGACCTGCTATCTGGAGTAGAAACCTATTGGGGAATCAGCCCGGTCATGAGCGTGCGCAGCAAGGATTACTGGGACAACCTCAACAACGCCATCTTCCCACCTG contains the following coding sequences:
- a CDS encoding BLUF domain-containing protein; this translates as MLKRINYISSFVQDMSDDEIEELARQAAKKNAENDITGVLMAKGGVFFQIIEGPEENIDRLFTTILKDPRHEKIITLGIQIGDLQRLFLGWNMKAINLDTTLSERLQPVRAIIDAVHAQSAIIETLTEALAASAWAELLDLTTKE
- the aroC gene encoding chorismate synthase, which codes for MSSSFGTLFRVSTFGESHGVGVGAIVDGCPASLELCEADIQPQLDRRRPGQSDLTTPREEADQVTILSGVENGQTLGTSIGLLVRNKDQRPGDYGEMDAVPRPSHADFTYQAKYGTRASSGGGRSSARETIGRVASGAIAEKILREEYGIEIVAWVSAVGEEQAGEVDPLTINREQVDRNLIRCPDTPAAERMENKVREIRDAKDSIGGVVSCVCRNVPAGWGEPVFDKLDAMLAHAMLSLPATKGFEVGSGFAGTCLRGSQHNDPFVKKGNRLGTVTNNAGGMLGGISSGEPVLFRVAFKPVATIGVSQQTVDFDGNPVTLEAKGRHDPCVVPRAVPIVESMAALVLLDLGMRQKMRTA
- a CDS encoding methylenetetrahydrofolate reductase; its protein translation is MQKISIELVPRDHETLKQEMQLVQNNFPNIDIINIPDLLKFPLRSWDACIQAKEFFAHTIPHLRAIDFDLSKPFPLVEKFRANGIDSVLVIAGDQPQDMSRRVFRTTSVELIRALKAQMPELKVYAGIDPYRSGIKTELDYVKRKLDAGAEGFFTQPFFDLRLMEIYHDLLSGVETYWGISPVMSVRSKDYWDNLNNAIFPPDFEPTQEWNRNFAKRALAFCKSTDSSIYFMPIRVDLVKYLEGLI